Within the Erpetoichthys calabaricus chromosome 1, fErpCal1.3, whole genome shotgun sequence genome, the region tccaaaaaaacatcaagtcgagttttgaaagtccccaacgtcttactgtctaccacactacttggtagcttattgcaagtgtctatcgttctttgtgtaaagaaaaactttcaaatttacccttaacaagtttccaactgtgtccctgtgttcttgattaacgcattttaaagtaacagtcaagatccactgtactaattcccttcataattttaaacactccaatcaggtcacctgttaatcttcttttgcttaaactgtaaaggcctagctcttttaatctttcctcataattcaacccctgtagcccaggaatcagcctagtcgctcttctctggaccttttctagcgctgctatgtcctttttgtagccaaaactgcacacagtactccggatgaggcctcaccagtgtgttataaagcttgagcataacctccttggacttatactccacacatcgtatataacctaacattctattacccttcttaatggcttctgaacactgttgggaagtcgatagcttcgagtccactatgactcctaaatccttcttataagatgtgctcttgattttccgaccgcccattgtgtattcaaactaggggtgggcggtatgaccaaaattctatatcacggcatttttctaaattatcccggtttcacggtattcgacggtatttttttccccatacatgagtggatgttaaccacattttccactgcaattactggctaagaataacctattccactgtcaaaagtattgtacattgtacaaaaaaaaaaacattttaatgtgtacacaagtattaatacagttttgcattgccccataaagtgatagttttcaagggggtggcactaatggagaaggtatcacattgcatgacagatgcagtcaaaatatagaacctttttattgaacaaattttgcaaaaacaaactataatttagACAAcgtattttcaaccatacaaagggGCAtgtagacttagtaaaatatccagaagtgcttgtcaaaaattgtattgcaccgaatatgtcttagaaaaggaataaatagtaaatattttttgtaaaccaactacactttgttattgttaacaatctctgtccactgacacgtgttagtgactttttaaacaactttatcatcattaaactgcataatatttaaactaataaataataacaataaaataaataatcgtattattactgatagttgcactattacttcaagacttcaagcccaggtgcattacacagtattcaccaaattaaagtaaaatacaacaagtgcaacttggtgatgacatctttaccagctgaaccatcattcaggcaaactgcattaatatggaccttgcttcaagctaagctatactgggaagaaaaaaacaaactatatgtcgagaacaaagtcaacatttccactttattctcgccgtttatgttgagattaaagtcgacatttccactaattacttcataattaaagtagaatgtcgtaaactaaacttcttcctaaaatcaatgtttaatcaattatttaatttaccccgtcataaattaatgcagcacattaaatgctttgtgttacgttccccgacccagtggttaatcactacgcttcttaaactgacttcctccgcactaagagaagacagcgatcaccatacagaatccattcacttcatgatattcctgttttctgaaaatttagaatgctaaaataaatacttgatatcattttcatgatgaaatgcattaaagcaggtattaaacatgcatcggtagtgaggcggtagtgctgctccctcgcagtaaggggtccccaggtgtatgttcagtgtagagaactttatggcaggtgtgacgaggctccaaaaaactggatgtatgaatggctatcgcacaggtttaacttaaatattgtgtaaatgttgggtttgtgatctgctggtcagagacacgaacacagaattcaatgcatgttcttctgagcgggctatctttattgcatgcatgctgtctctatctgacataggctaccaaaaccccagttcctatccttcctttttctgtcACCACatcaccaatcaccacacgataaacatctttctgaaattaaaactagttataaacttagcccacggagtgttcagaactttaaaaatatcttcgttatacatgtttaagtatgccatccattcagagttgcgcccatctctgaacgaatcacttaacacaaagcatttaatgtgctatataacttatgatggggtttgagaaaatctagtaaattaaatattcattttatgatgaagtttagtttacgatgttctactttaatgacaaattacgagaataaagtcagaagaatatattctcgtcataagcatcaagattaaagtggaaatgtcgagaataaagtcaaaatgtcgtcacactattacacagtacccaggtacattacactgtattgaaaacaaataaaacaagtacaacttggcttacagtattatccagtagtatagaaacagtatttacacatctgaccttttaaaactaaagcatctccaggcaacagatgtgactgctttttttcgtctctctgtccattttcaccgcgcggcatacctatgctaccgcccactatttggtggtgtagcagtgaaaaagagccctagtgcaacaaatcggtgtttagcggtgtagcagtgaaaaaggtccccacttaaacaatttcccgctgcgccacgttccgaacgtcgtttaggcaatttaaaccggtgttgcggtataagaaaaatccatatcataaaaaaaataaaaaacggttttcggtatgaaccggtataccgcccagcactaattcaaacctcacatttttacttcctatgtgtaatactttacattttctgacattaaatttcatctgccacaaatctgcccaagcctgtatgctgtgcaagtccttctgtaatgaaataccggattccaaattatctgctaatccacctatcttggtatcatctgcaaacttaaccagcttgttacttatattcctatctaattcatatatataatataataatataaaaaaatatatatatattaaaaatctcagcggccttagcactgacccctgtggaacaccactcttaccATCGGCCAGTACTgaagaggttccttgcaccatctccctctgcttcctgtgtctgagccaattctgcacccatctaaaaacatcaccctgaactcccacatcttttaatttgatgcccaaactctcatgtggcaccttatcaaatgctttctgaaagtccaaataaataatataatcttctccactttgattgtatccttttgttgcctcctcatagaattccagcattttagtaaaacacgacctccctcttctgaacccatgctgactgttcagaataactcctgtccttgccaggtgttgctcaatcttatccttaataattccttccattaattttcctgtgatgcatgttaagcttactggcctatagttgcttggatctgccctgtccccctttttatataacgggatgatatttgccattttccagtccttcggaatctctccagtgcacagtgacttcctaaatatGTGTCAAGGTTGTATAtttgtactcactagcctccttaagaactcgagggtaaatattatctggtcctggtgatttgtttgatttcagcccatttaatctgagcagcacttctccctctacaattttcaaatccctcagtacctccttagtcgtcgcatttacctctgggaggtattccacttgctcacttgtaaacacctcagaaaaatgtaactttAGGGCATcttctatttcactgtctgtatcttttaattcccctttactatttctgatgcacttgaccttctccttgactgttcttttactactgaaatactgaaagaatctctttggatcGTCTTTCaacttatctgctatattcctctccaactgtcttttagcctccctgatatccttcttgatAGTTGCCCtaatgttctcatacgctctacgattcactttgcagtcattagtcttatatgcctcataaagcagttttttcctttgcaacttctttttaaaatctttattaatccactgtggagtttttttagtttcctattccaaatttaggtatgtatctgtcctgcattacatgtaaaacatttttaaacctgttccactgctcctagactgtctccacacttaaaagcttatcccattgtatcctacttagactttgtcacatctgctcaaaattaaccCTACCAAAGTTccacttaacaattttagtctttgcatctgcactcttacaaaatactgagaactgtattacatTATAGTCatgtgaccctagtggttcaatcacctctacaccctcaattctatcctgattattacaaaatactaaatccagacaggcttcaccccttgttggtactttaacatgctgtgttaaaaaagtaATTGATTACTTCTtatccagttaatatttggataattaaagtcccccatgactaaactatccccctgtaaacttgcctttttgatattactaaaaagatgtgtgttgaaattactgtctgcattgggtgggcTATAACACACCCCTAAAATAAGACCtatttccctaatattttccaggcgaagccacatgtcctcactaagatggggctcatcatccaactgaagatgacttacatttaaatcctgtttggcattaacagcaaccccacctccttttctgttctgtctattctTCCTAaataatgtgtatccctctatgttgcactcatccccatctttgttatttagccaggtttccattattgctgtaatatcataatcatactctgctacatacaactccaactcacttaccttatttttgatacttctagcattaaggcaagctatttttaatgtgttactccttctgtatttaaatgtttgcttagaatttacatcactatgcatttttatttctacaccattatttgttcttccatgtatagatctaaacctggcctgtcctaaactccctgtccccccattccctagtttaaacaatccttgactagcctacacatacgcctccccaatacattggtgcccctccagttcagataaATTTAAACTGTCTTCACTATCTTGATAACTGAGAACGATCACTTTGCACCTCAATTAATCAAATGTAATATGAAcaacataatttaataaaaatgtaagagtTGAATGATAAAATATTAATACAGTTCTGCAATGTAGTTAACAAAATGTGACCAATAGTCCTGCCAGTTGGATCTAACACATGCATTCtgtttagtttactgtttcaacttCTTGGCTCCAGTGACTACGCACAGCCAAGTCAatttagggagcatgcactggtacagtgcgttgcttgACCCACtatatgatgaaacagcttgggatcctggtttgcaaccccctaggcagaccagtccagtcctaccctctggaaatgaccctctatctgctgcagccagttattacgtgggcgaccccttggcctggtccccaacaatgaggatcttgcaagccggatcaccctcagggaaacgcggcACATGGCCAtattgccataactgacactctctcgcaatgcaggtaatgtgcctcattcgggactccatgagcaactgctcattcaacacaaagtcaaaccagcagtacccaaggattttccggagagacaccgTACCAAATActcttcttctcaggtcactggatagcgtccatgtctcataaccatatagcaggacaggaagcaccaggactctaaagacttgcaccttcgtccttttgcatagatatcgggagcgccacacacccctttccagtaaccacatgacccccccatgctctcccaatccgtctactgacttcataggaagaatcaccagagacatgaatgtcactgctaatgtaagtaaacctcttgacaaggtcgacactctctccgcaaacagacacactgctgacggctgtgcccaagaggtcattaaaggcctggatcttggtttttatcaagacactcacaagcccagacacacagactactcactcagtctctcgagtgcctcGATCCGAGCCtgcattgactctgtgaagatcacagcatcgtcggcaaagtcaagatccgtgaatcttccttcaccaacagatgccccacactGTGCACAGTGGCTTATGCTTATCATTGGTTGTTCCTAATTTGAACCAGCATTGATTTAATGTTCTGACTTAATGTGCATAGTAAGGCAGTGGATTGAAAATaagcttcttattttttttttttttttaaactttacacaGGAAACAAGCGCCAacgctgttcagaatgtggcaaacaattttcttgcagccatcttcagatccataaaagaatccacacaggagagaagccgtgttggtgtaatgaatgtggcaaaacaTTCTGTGACAGGCGTACTCTTCAgagacacaaaagaattcacacaggagagaagccgtattgctgtttggaatgtggcagacAGTTCTCTGACAGGAGCAATCTACGGAGGCAcagaagaattcatactggagagaagccatttttCTGCTTGGAATGTGGCAAATCGTTTTCACGACTTAAtcatcttcagagacacaccataatccatactggagagaagccatattgctgttctgattgtGGCAAACGATTCAGTCGCAGGAGTACTCTTCAACAACATGCCAaaattcacactggggagaatTCACACTCCTAATGAACTGCAAGAAAAGGCCTTATTTGGAACAATGCAGGTGCTAAGCTAAGTCCACCCTGCAAGTGTAAGAAATAAAGCAGTACAATTAGCctatcctgtttcactaatgTTTTGTAGTAAGCACACCTAGAAACTTTGCAGCAATTCAACCCGAGAGAAGCCGTATTGAATGTGGCAGACAGTTCTCTGACTGGAGGTGTTCACAGagccacacaagaattcacactgccaagcaggcatattgctgtaatgaatgtggcaaacagtttgtttttttgttttttttttttacaaatgtgtgATCGTCAGAGACACACTAGAATTCACATGAGAGAGAAGTACAACAGAAATGTCCTAACCAAAGAGTGAGATTCATCCCTGTCATGATGATAGGCACATCAAGAAAGTTTAGAAAAATGAAcctgagagaagccatattgccgTGATAATTCTCACAAACCAGCAGTCCTCTGGGCCACAAAAGAATTCGCATTGTGTGCCTCCTCCAGAAGCCGTGAGAGGTACGTTAGAAGGTAAAGTAGGAGAAAAGTCCAAATTCACCCACCAAACTACTCAAGTTTTTGGGTACCTTAACATGGTGGGCTTATTTGGATAAGATGTGtaccaggggttcttaacctttttATCTTGACATACCACCCCAAGTATGTAAATGTTTCAGTCTCTTTACTGTATGTTGGTCTTACATTGTTAAAGTACTGAACTGTTATTGGGTAAATCTACAGCTgacatttctttttctgcccAAAAATATTATAGTAGGGAATTTTAACAATGTCTCATGGATAGTTTTTGTACATGTGtgtgtaattttttatatatatatgaattatctttttaatatatgGACAACAGTGTGGTTTGATATGAAATTAAAAGTATGGAATggctttttttatttacaaaacacgTGCAACTCAGAACCTGAAATAGATGTGTAACAACAAATGGGGACCTTTAATGGGCTTTGGGGTATTTTAATGTATGGTTTGTAAAGAATAGCATCATCATGGGCTACCTTATTTCTCCTACCATGTACCCATACTAAATTGTATTCACTTacagtttttgtcttttaaattcaaaaatgaaacttaaaacCAAAACTGAACAATTCAAGCAGTATCACGTCATTGCCACCTGAAGTAGTGAATATCAACATAAATCAGAATACAATATTGCCCCCAGAATCCGAACTCCCCAGAACTCAAACAACTTGGAATCTGAACGAAAAATTTGAGCAAATTTTGTCCCGGAATCCAAACGCTGCTTTGGAATCCGAATGTCCAGCACGTTGCCcgttgtgtgtttgtatgtacgTTTCCCCAGCGCTTGGGCCACCCATACCCTTTGTCGTTCAGTTCGTTGTTGGAAGCTGTAGTGAAAGCATCTCGTGTGAATTTTCTCtgctaattttatgctttttttgcctgttttgttatttttttatataataacatCTTATTGTATTCGCCATGGGTCCTAAAAATTGTAGTGAGGAAAATAAGAGTAAGAAGAAAGCTGTTGGAACTACAATTGAAGTTAAGAAAGATCTTATCGCTTTTTAAGGTAAATACaggtttttatgttttaaattttattaatttacattttcattcaaatgttttttttgttaatattttaccttaaaatccagtgtatttactgttaaaatcattttgaaaatttgaGCTTGTGGGACCCAGGAACAGATTAAtccagtttctattattttaaaggggaaaaattgTCTTGGAACTCGAACGGGATTCTGGAACGGATTAGGTTTGGATTCCAAGGTATCACTGCATTTTTGATTTACCCCTACTCTTTAAAGCTGCTTCTATAAGAACATCTGTCTTTATCTGTTTTGTGACGATTGCAGTTGTGAGACGACTTCAATGTGTGCAGAAGATATTAGCTGGTTAGGAACACTTACTGAAGACTAACGTGTAATCCACATTCACACAAATTTCAAATGTTATACACGTGATTTTTAAACGTAAACTTTAAATTTCCAATTTCAGAATTCCTATAAAATAAGTGGTCagacttttccattttttattcctGTGTATTAATATAGAATTAATCATTGAATTTCACTGACTATAAGTGGTGAAATTAGCTGTAAGAGACAACATCATATTCCCTCCTGTACCATTCAAATTATTTGTCATATGTGCTTCAGTCAAATTTTAGTTGTTATactaataaacattattttagaataaaaaaagaacttgaATTTAATGTTTGATggttcatttttgtaattaagcATGTAGTGTCGGTAGCTGCTATCCTTAATACTTCCGCTTCTCTCTGATAATACACTTCCATTAAAACTTTGCATGTCATATTCCTGGAGAATTGTTCTTTGTGCTCTAAGACATTAGTGCAATGGTGACCAATGTAAAAGTTTGGaaacactaaatacattttattttggagtGTCATGTGTAGTATGTGGCACTGATGCCCGATCAAAGGATGGGTCTTATCTTTTTGTGCAGTGCAACTGCAATAGACTCTAAATTCCACTGAACTGGATACACCGACCAGGACACTGACAACGGTAGCCATTTTCATTTACAGCCTGAGACTAAGTGGAAAGCTTCTTCTCTTTCTTGTGCCTTTGTATGGATGCAAATTATCAGCTCTCTCCACTGCCAGGTGATTGGTCTCAATGTTCACAACTCTCAAGGTATACACTAATTGTGTGTTTCTATTTCTCTATAATGGCATAAAAGAGGAAATAATAAaagt harbors:
- the LOC114665154 gene encoding zinc finger protein 3-like, which translates into the protein MEIIAVSIKEEDDCEWECVHPQQESLDVKEEVEEESVNIEMHNHTNLESVEREVLRYVCQDGVVIKLDSSESRYSTSPEPPTNVKSDSLQSDTKRTEEISSVRTREYQSPPSSKPEKRNKRQRCSECGKQFSCSHLQIHKRIHTGEKPCWCNECGKTFCDRRTLQRHKRIHTGEKPYCCLECGRQFSDRSNLRRHRRIHTGEKPFFCLECGKSFSRLNHLQRHTIIHTGEKPYCCSDCGKRFSRRSTLQQHAKIHTGENSHS